A DNA window from Aestuariispira ectoiniformans contains the following coding sequences:
- a CDS encoding long-chain-fatty-acid--CoA ligase: MEVPRRIEPAGDWAQFKSVVEMFDFSARTYPHRPCLDFLGKQTTYAEVATLVDKAAAGFQQLGVTKGTRVGLCLPNTPYYVICYFALLKVGGVVVNINPLYVERELEHLINDSGAEIVVTLDLKQIYPKIASCLETTTLKRVIVCAMEDILPPVKSLLFSVLKRSELSEFPRDPRHLSFTRLTNTDGKYRPVPIEPEADLAVLQYTGGTTGVPKGAMLSHGNLAANTNQIGNWMPEPNLGHERVLGVLPFFHVFAMTVVMNTGIALGAELILLPRFNLDQVLKTIHKRKPTCFPGVPTIYSAIMGAKDLKKYDLSSLKYCISGGAPLPVEVKGEFEAKTGCTLVEGYGLSEASPVLTCNPCLGVNKPGSIGVAVGDTEVQVRNIEDPSQPVPLGEKGEVCGKGPQVMMGYWNRPDDTKQVFVDGWLRTGDIGYIDEDGYIFLVDRMKDVILCSGFNVYPRMIEEALYLHPQIAEVTVIGVPDDYRGQAPKAFVRLTEGADSITEADLKNFLKDKVSRIEMPRDIEFRDELPKTLIGKLSKKELVQEEVEKGAAS, from the coding sequence ATGGAAGTCCCGCGCCGAATTGAGCCCGCAGGCGACTGGGCCCAATTCAAATCCGTTGTTGAGATGTTCGATTTCTCCGCCCGGACCTATCCGCATCGCCCATGTCTCGATTTTCTGGGTAAGCAAACGACCTATGCGGAGGTGGCGACCCTTGTTGACAAGGCTGCTGCCGGTTTTCAGCAGCTTGGTGTGACCAAGGGGACGCGGGTTGGCCTGTGTTTGCCGAATACGCCTTATTATGTGATTTGTTATTTTGCCTTGCTGAAGGTGGGCGGCGTGGTGGTCAATATCAACCCGCTCTACGTCGAGCGTGAGTTGGAGCATCTGATCAATGACTCCGGTGCGGAAATCGTTGTCACGCTGGATTTGAAGCAGATCTACCCCAAGATTGCCTCCTGCCTCGAGACGACGACGCTTAAACGCGTTATCGTTTGTGCGATGGAAGATATCCTTCCGCCTGTGAAAAGCCTGCTTTTCAGTGTTTTGAAGCGTTCGGAATTATCCGAATTCCCCAGGGACCCGCGTCACCTGTCTTTCACGCGTCTGACCAATACGGACGGCAAATACCGGCCGGTGCCAATCGAACCGGAGGCCGATCTGGCCGTCCTGCAATATACCGGCGGCACGACCGGGGTGCCAAAAGGCGCGATGCTCAGCCATGGCAATCTGGCTGCGAATACCAATCAGATCGGCAATTGGATGCCGGAGCCGAATTTGGGGCATGAGCGGGTCTTGGGTGTCCTGCCGTTTTTCCATGTTTTTGCGATGACTGTTGTCATGAATACCGGGATTGCACTTGGAGCGGAGCTGATTTTGCTGCCGCGGTTCAATCTGGATCAGGTTTTGAAGACGATTCACAAGAGAAAGCCGACCTGCTTCCCGGGTGTTCCGACAATCTATTCTGCGATCATGGGGGCAAAAGACCTGAAGAAATATGACCTGTCTTCCCTGAAATACTGCATTTCCGGTGGGGCCCCCTTGCCGGTGGAGGTGAAGGGTGAGTTCGAGGCGAAAACCGGTTGCACGCTGGTTGAAGGCTATGGGCTTAGCGAGGCGTCGCCGGTGCTGACCTGTAATCCCTGTCTTGGAGTAAATAAGCCGGGTTCCATCGGTGTGGCGGTAGGCGATACGGAAGTCCAGGTCCGCAATATTGAAGACCCCTCACAGCCGGTTCCCCTGGGGGAAAAAGGCGAGGTTTGCGGAAAAGGCCCGCAGGTGATGATGGGGTACTGGAACCGTCCGGACGATACAAAGCAGGTTTTCGTCGATGGCTGGTTGCGCACGGGTGATATCGGCTACATTGATGAGGACGGGTATATCTTCCTCGTGGACCGGATGAAGGATGTCATCCTGTGCAGCGGCTTTAACGTTTATCCGCGTATGATCGAAGAGGCTCTTTATCTCCATCCACAAATTGCCGAGGTGACCGTGATCGGCGTACCGGACGATTACCGGGGGCAGGCGCCCAAGGCTTTCGTCCGGTTGACGGAAGGGGCGGATAGTATAACCGAGGCCGACCTGAAGAACTTTCTCAAAGACAAGGTGTCCCGTATTGAAATGCCGAGGGATATCGAATTCAGGGACGAGCTGCCCAAGACCCTGATCGGCAAGTTATCGAAGAAGGAACTTGTCCAGGAGGAGGTTGAAAAAGGCGCCGCTTCCTGA
- a CDS encoding MerR family transcriptional regulator gives MNVLKNMSETDSEFYTVPELASELGITPRAIRFYETKGLLSPQRAGNTRIYTKKDRARLVLILRGKRLGFSLADIREFLDLYEVDTSQVSQIQLLVKKVRARLTDLEEQRRELNVVLGELGDIEQQCVDALKAKGADVPGED, from the coding sequence ATGAATGTATTAAAAAATATGTCTGAAACGGACAGCGAGTTTTACACGGTCCCGGAACTGGCATCTGAACTGGGGATCACACCGCGAGCCATTCGGTTTTATGAGACGAAGGGGCTCTTGTCGCCACAGCGTGCGGGAAACACACGGATTTACACCAAGAAGGATCGTGCGCGTCTTGTGTTGATCCTGCGGGGTAAGCGGTTGGGGTTTTCTCTGGCCGATATCCGGGAGTTTCTCGATCTCTACGAGGTGGATACCAGCCAGGTCAGCCAGATCCAGCTTTTGGTAAAAAAAGTTCGGGCGCGTCTTACCGATTTGGAAGAGCAACGCCGGGAACTGAATGTTGTTTTGGGAGAATTGGGGGACATCGAACAGCAATGTGTTGATGCCCTGAAAGCGAAAGGCGCCGACGTTCCGGGCGAAGACTGA
- a CDS encoding thiolase family protein, translated as MRNVVIAGYARSPFHFAKKGDLAKTRPDEMAAEVVKGLVARTGVNVDDIEDLILGCAFPEGEQGLNMARLVGLMAGLPQSVAGVTVNRFCGSSMQSVHQAAGAIQMGAGEVFVCAGVESMSRVPMMGFNPLPHPGFYKSHPEAYMGMGDTAENVANKYEISRDEQEAFAVLSHQKAAKAQAEGRLADEIIAISGVEADGCIRAETTKEGLADLKPAFTEGGSVTAGTSSPLTDGASAVLVCSEEYAEKNGLAPIVRIKSIAVAGCAPEIMGIGPVGASKKALARAGLTASDLDVIELNEAFASQSIACVRDLGLDINRVNLDGGAIALGHPLGATGARIVGKAASLLKREGGKYALSTQCIGGGQGIATIMEAI; from the coding sequence ATGCGGAATGTGGTCATTGCGGGCTATGCCCGGTCTCCTTTCCATTTTGCCAAGAAAGGCGATCTGGCAAAGACGCGTCCCGATGAAATGGCGGCCGAAGTGGTCAAAGGACTGGTCGCGCGCACCGGCGTCAATGTTGACGATATTGAAGACCTGATCCTCGGGTGTGCGTTTCCGGAAGGCGAGCAGGGCCTGAATATGGCCCGGCTCGTCGGCCTGATGGCGGGGCTGCCTCAATCGGTTGCCGGTGTTACCGTGAACCGTTTCTGTGGCTCGTCCATGCAGTCTGTTCATCAGGCCGCCGGCGCCATTCAGATGGGCGCGGGAGAGGTCTTTGTCTGTGCCGGTGTTGAAAGCATGAGCCGCGTGCCGATGATGGGCTTCAATCCGCTGCCGCATCCCGGTTTCTACAAGTCTCACCCCGAGGCCTATATGGGCATGGGGGATACGGCGGAAAACGTCGCCAACAAATATGAAATCTCCCGTGATGAGCAGGAGGCCTTTGCCGTCCTCAGCCATCAGAAAGCGGCCAAGGCGCAGGCCGAAGGCAGGCTGGCCGATGAGATTATCGCGATCAGCGGTGTTGAGGCCGACGGCTGCATCCGCGCGGAGACGACCAAGGAAGGCCTCGCCGACCTGAAACCGGCCTTTACCGAAGGGGGATCGGTGACCGCCGGTACGTCCTCACCGCTGACGGACGGGGCATCGGCCGTATTGGTTTGTTCCGAAGAATATGCGGAAAAGAACGGCCTGGCGCCCATCGTTCGTATCAAATCCATCGCCGTGGCCGGTTGCGCACCTGAGATTATGGGCATCGGACCTGTCGGTGCCTCGAAGAAAGCGCTGGCGCGTGCGGGGCTGACAGCAAGCGATCTGGATGTGATTGAATTGAACGAGGCCTTTGCCTCCCAGTCCATCGCCTGCGTCCGCGATCTTGGCCTCGACATTAACAGGGTCAACCTGGATGGCGGCGCTATTGCGTTGGGCCACCCGCTGGGCGCAACCGGTGCGCGGATCGTCGGCAAGGCAGCCAGCCTGCTGAAACGCGAAGGCGGTAAATATGCGCTCTCCACCCAGTGCATCGGCGGCGGCCAGGGTATCGCCACGATCATGGAGGCGATCTAA
- a CDS encoding 3-hydroxyacyl-CoA dehydrogenase/enoyl-CoA hydratase family protein produces MAEINKVAVIGAGVMGAGIAAHVANAGHEVLLLDIVPEGASDRSAIAKGAVQKLLKADPAPLTHKGKAKLIQPGNIEDDLDKLQECDWIIEAVIERLDIKHDLYAKIDAVRKPDAVVSSNTSTIPLERLTEKMSDTMKQHFMITHFFNPPRYMRLLELVEGVKTDKAAIERVSKFVDYKLGKSIVTCKDRPGFIANRLGIYWVQIAIQEAIAQGLTVEEADAVIGRPCGIPKTGVFALMDLVGLDLMPHVVGSMLEALPKDDAFVTSYQPMPLVEKLIADGYTGRKGKGGFYRLNREGGGKVKEAIDLQTGEFHKSVKARLESAKTRPQKLRDLVTHEDKGGQYAWKVLAKTLSYAAMLVPEAADDVAAVDEAMRLGYNWKFGPFELIDFLGVDWFVEALEKDGMAVPALLKTAAGKTFYRVEDQKLQYLTVDGDYADLTRPEGVIMLADIKRTREPILKNSSASVWDIGDGVACFEFTSKMNSLDPEILGLIQKAVRKVKKEFKALVVYNEGSNFSAGANLGLALFAANIAAWPEIENIVESGQEAYKALKYAPFPVVGAPSGMALGGGCEILLHCDAVQAHVETYVGLVECGVGLVPAWGGCKEMLDRWTKNPKWPNGPMAPVAKVFETVSTATVAKSAEEAKSLLFIRPDDGITMNRYRLLADAKARALSLVEGYEPPEAPTYRLPGASAKVAFEMAVDGFHRIGKATDYDRVVAGELGFVLSGGETDVTEELSEDDILELEREAFMRLARRSGTLARVEHMLLKGKPLRN; encoded by the coding sequence ATGGCCGAAATCAACAAAGTAGCCGTTATCGGTGCAGGCGTGATGGGGGCAGGTATTGCCGCCCATGTCGCCAACGCCGGTCACGAAGTGCTGCTTCTGGACATTGTGCCGGAAGGGGCATCGGATCGAAGCGCCATCGCCAAAGGTGCCGTCCAGAAACTGCTCAAGGCGGATCCAGCACCTTTGACCCATAAGGGCAAGGCCAAGCTGATCCAGCCGGGCAATATCGAAGACGATCTGGACAAACTGCAGGAATGTGACTGGATCATTGAGGCTGTGATCGAACGCCTTGATATCAAGCATGATCTCTATGCAAAGATCGATGCGGTCCGCAAACCGGATGCGGTCGTCTCGTCCAATACCTCCACCATTCCGCTGGAACGCCTGACGGAGAAGATGAGTGACACCATGAAGCAACACTTCATGATCACCCATTTCTTCAACCCGCCGCGTTACATGCGTCTTTTGGAGCTGGTCGAAGGTGTGAAGACTGACAAGGCTGCAATCGAACGCGTTAGTAAATTTGTCGACTACAAACTGGGCAAATCCATCGTCACCTGTAAGGACCGTCCGGGTTTTATTGCTAATCGGCTTGGTATTTACTGGGTGCAGATCGCAATCCAGGAAGCCATTGCGCAAGGGCTGACGGTGGAAGAGGCGGATGCCGTGATTGGCCGCCCCTGCGGTATCCCGAAAACCGGCGTGTTTGCGCTGATGGATTTGGTCGGTCTCGACCTGATGCCTCATGTGGTCGGCTCCATGCTGGAGGCGCTGCCCAAGGACGATGCCTTCGTGACCAGCTATCAGCCGATGCCCCTGGTGGAAAAGCTGATTGCCGATGGCTACACGGGCCGCAAAGGCAAGGGCGGATTCTATCGTCTGAACCGTGAAGGTGGTGGCAAGGTTAAGGAAGCCATCGACTTGCAGACGGGTGAATTCCATAAGTCTGTGAAGGCCCGCCTTGAGAGTGCGAAAACCCGCCCGCAAAAGCTGCGTGATCTGGTTACCCATGAGGATAAGGGCGGGCAATATGCCTGGAAGGTGTTAGCGAAGACATTGTCTTACGCGGCCATGCTGGTCCCAGAAGCGGCGGATGATGTCGCCGCTGTCGATGAGGCCATGCGCCTTGGTTACAACTGGAAATTCGGCCCATTTGAACTGATCGACTTCCTGGGTGTGGACTGGTTCGTCGAGGCCCTGGAAAAAGACGGTATGGCGGTGCCTGCTCTGCTGAAAACGGCGGCGGGCAAGACCTTCTATCGGGTCGAAGACCAGAAGCTGCAATATCTGACGGTCGATGGTGATTATGCCGACCTGACGCGCCCGGAAGGCGTGATCATGCTGGCCGATATCAAGCGGACGCGTGAGCCGATCCTGAAAAACAGCTCGGCCTCGGTCTGGGATATCGGGGACGGCGTCGCCTGTTTTGAATTCACCTCCAAGATGAACTCTCTGGACCCGGAAATCCTGGGGCTGATCCAGAAGGCCGTCCGCAAGGTGAAGAAAGAATTCAAGGCGCTGGTTGTCTATAATGAGGGCAGCAACTTCTCTGCCGGGGCAAACCTTGGGCTGGCTCTGTTTGCGGCCAATATCGCGGCCTGGCCGGAGATTGAGAATATCGTCGAAAGCGGTCAGGAAGCCTATAAGGCCCTGAAATATGCACCCTTCCCGGTGGTAGGCGCACCGTCCGGCATGGCGCTGGGCGGGGGCTGTGAAATCCTGCTGCATTGCGATGCTGTTCAGGCGCATGTGGAAACCTATGTCGGTCTCGTCGAATGCGGCGTCGGTCTGGTGCCCGCCTGGGGCGGTTGCAAGGAAATGCTGGACCGCTGGACCAAAAACCCGAAATGGCCGAATGGCCCGATGGCGCCGGTCGCCAAGGTCTTTGAGACCGTGTCGACCGCCACGGTTGCCAAGTCGGCGGAAGAGGCGAAATCCCTTCTGTTCATACGGCCCGACGACGGTATCACCATGAACCGGTATCGTCTGCTAGCTGATGCCAAGGCCCGTGCCCTTAGCCTGGTCGAGGGGTATGAACCGCCGGAGGCACCAACCTATCGACTGCCGGGCGCAAGCGCCAAAGTGGCCTTCGAGATGGCAGTGGATGGTTTCCACCGGATCGGCAAGGCGACGGACTATGACCGTGTCGTTGCAGGCGAACTTGGTTTCGTCCTCTCCGGCGGGGAGACGGATGTCACGGAAGAACTTTCCGAGGACGACATTCTGGAACTTGAGCGCGAAGCCTTCATGCGACTGGCCCGCCGGTCCGGCACGCTGGCCCGTGTGGAGCATATGCTGCTCAAAGGTAAACCCCTGCGGAACTAA
- a CDS encoding OmpP1/FadL family transporter → MSGMRKSLKFATALAGGVLAGTTMVHASGFQLKEQGAGSQGLSFAGATAKANDLSTLFFNPAGMSRLEGTQAELNLSYVKPSAEFTPTSVSGGGFNPVSASDGDGGDAGQGAVVPSIYGMYQINDRTRVGLSINTPFGLETDYEDGWVGRYHALKSELKTVAVSPMVSYQATNALSVGFGPVIQYAEGTLTKAVNFAGLVGAGPDGESKVDADDIGYGVQAGLLYEFNEDSRIGLSYRSQVKHKLEGDISVTNVPGALAGNSAFSNETGSMNLTTPDVVSIGAYHAFNDQWAIMSDVAWTNWSTFNELRIIGDNSGTVRTLVREEWEDTFFVSLGAEYKPTENWTLQTGIAYDQSPVKDQYRTFRIPDSDRVWLSAGVGYELDENLSFNVGYTHIFAEDASVTQAQGSGAEGTVTGDYDADVNIVAVNFSYKF, encoded by the coding sequence ATGTCAGGAATGCGTAAATCCTTGAAATTCGCCACAGCTTTGGCTGGTGGTGTTCTCGCCGGAACGACCATGGTGCATGCGTCCGGCTTTCAGTTGAAAGAACAGGGGGCGGGCTCGCAGGGTCTCTCCTTTGCAGGGGCAACGGCCAAAGCCAATGACCTGAGTACATTATTTTTCAATCCTGCAGGTATGTCCCGGTTGGAGGGAACGCAGGCGGAACTCAATTTGAGCTACGTGAAGCCGTCTGCGGAGTTTACGCCGACATCCGTATCGGGCGGTGGCTTCAACCCCGTTTCAGCCAGTGATGGTGACGGTGGAGACGCCGGGCAGGGGGCGGTTGTTCCCAGTATTTATGGGATGTATCAGATTAATGACCGAACCCGAGTGGGGCTGAGCATCAATACGCCGTTTGGCCTTGAAACGGACTATGAAGATGGTTGGGTCGGCCGCTATCATGCCTTGAAATCAGAGCTCAAGACTGTGGCTGTTTCGCCTATGGTGTCCTACCAGGCGACAAATGCCCTGTCTGTCGGTTTTGGTCCCGTTATCCAATATGCCGAAGGCACACTGACAAAGGCCGTTAACTTTGCAGGTCTGGTCGGTGCCGGGCCCGACGGAGAGTCCAAGGTGGATGCCGATGATATCGGCTATGGCGTCCAGGCGGGGCTGCTTTATGAGTTCAATGAAGACTCGCGCATTGGTTTGTCCTATCGCTCTCAGGTGAAGCATAAACTGGAAGGGGATATTTCTGTAACGAATGTTCCCGGTGCCTTGGCGGGTAACTCGGCCTTTTCCAATGAAACAGGCTCGATGAATCTGACCACGCCCGATGTTGTGTCCATTGGTGCCTATCATGCATTCAACGACCAATGGGCGATTATGAGTGATGTGGCCTGGACCAACTGGTCGACCTTTAATGAACTTCGCATCATTGGCGACAATTCGGGAACGGTCCGTACGCTTGTGCGTGAAGAATGGGAAGATACATTCTTCGTCTCGCTCGGTGCGGAATATAAACCGACGGAAAACTGGACGTTGCAGACCGGCATCGCCTATGACCAAAGCCCGGTGAAGGATCAATACCGAACCTTCCGTATTCCGGATTCAGACCGCGTGTGGCTGTCGGCCGGTGTGGGCTATGAGTTGGATGAGAACCTCAGCTTCAACGTGGGCTACACGCATATCTTTGCAGAAGATGCATCTGTGACACAGGCGCAGGGAAGTGGGGCAGAAGGCACTGTTACCGGCGATTATGACGCCGACGTCAACATCGTCGCCGTGAATTTCTCATACAAATTCTAA